TTAATTTCGGTGGTCATTCCACTCTTGAAGATATAAAAGAAGTTATTAATAAAATAAATCCCAAAAATATTATTATAAATCATGGAGATATAAATTCTGGAAATACACTTAGAAAATCAATAGATAAAAAATATAATGTATTATTTCCCGATATAGAAGATATGTTATTTCTTCAACTTAATGGAAGAAACATAAATCAAAACAGCAACGATCTAACGGGATTAATATTTATTATAGAAACTATAGAAAGTCTTGAATTATTGAAAAATAAAATAATAGAGTTAAATATTGACAGTTATGAAGATATGTTAATTTTTATAGCTCATGAAAAATTAAAAGACAAAATATTGGAATTTGAAGATGAATTAACAGAAAAAGGTATAGCTGTTGATTCTGTTTTTTTTAATAATAAATTATTAAAAAGCCAAAAAGAAACAATAGAAATGTATTCTGAAATTTTTTTAAAATATGAAGGAGATATAGAATTATATATATTTGAAAAAGCACCACAAAAATTGGTATTGCCAATATTTCTAATGAATATGTTATTTAACAATGATACATTTTATATAAATGAAAATAATATAATAAATTTACCAGATTTTCCTATTGACTTTGACTTAAAACAATATGGAAAATATAGAAATGAAATACATAATGTATTATTAAACGATGAAAAATCGGAAGGTTTATATAAAAAACTTCCTGAAGAAATAAAAAATTTGATAGAAAAAACGGAAATAAAAGGATATGTACTTTCAGATTATGGTGAAATAATAGAAGATGTTTATTATATGAGAAATTTAACCCAAATCCATAGGAAAAATAGACAAATTCCTAAAATTACCATAAAAAAAATTATAGAGATTGATAAAAAAATTAAATTTCCAGCCGAAACATTATGGGGACATATAGAATCTATAGAAGAAATTAGAAATGAAAAAGTTTTAAATTTTTTCAGTGTTCTTATCGAAAAAATAAAAAATCGTATTGGAATTATAAGATTTATAAATCATAAAGCCTTTCCAAAATATCACGAAACTAAAATAATATTAACTAAATTTTCAAGCGAAAAATTAGTTATAGAAATACAAGAACGTCAGGGGACTCAAATTATTGAAATTTTAAGTAAAGAAAAAAGATATAATATATTTAAAGAGGTGAGTATTTATAATGAAATATATAATTACTTTGGATAATAATGATAATAAA
The DNA window shown above is from Marinitoga hydrogenitolerans DSM 16785 and carries:
- a CDS encoding MBL fold metallo-hydrolase RNA specificity domain-containing protein — encoded protein: NFGGHSTLEDIKEVINKINPKNIIINHGDINSGNTLRKSIDKKYNVLFPDIEDMLFLQLNGRNINQNSNDLTGLIFIIETIESLELLKNKIIELNIDSYEDMLIFIAHEKLKDKILEFEDELTEKGIAVDSVFFNNKLLKSQKETIEMYSEIFLKYEGDIELYIFEKAPQKLVLPIFLMNMLFNNDTFYINENNIINLPDFPIDFDLKQYGKYRNEIHNVLLNDEKSEGLYKKLPEEIKNLIEKTEIKGYVLSDYGEIIEDVYYMRNLTQIHRKNRQIPKITIKKIIEIDKKIKFPAETLWGHIESIEEIRNEKVLNFFSVLIEKIKNRIGIIRFINHKAFPKYHETKIILTKFSSEKLVIEIQERQGTQIIEILSKEKRYNIFKEVSIYNEIYNYFG